From a single Alkalihalophilus pseudofirmus genomic region:
- the rpsK gene encoding 30S ribosomal protein S11, which translates to MAKKTNTRPKRRQRKNVEAGVAHIRSTFNNTIVTITDTHGNAISWASAGALGFKGSRKSTPFAAQMAAETAAKTAMEHGMKTIEVSVKGPGAGREAAIRSLQAVGLEVNMIKDVTPVPHNGCRPPKRRRV; encoded by the coding sequence ATGGCTAAGAAAACGAATACTCGTCCAAAGCGTCGTCAACGTAAAAATGTTGAGGCTGGTGTTGCGCACATCCGTTCAACATTCAACAACACTATTGTGACGATCACTGACACGCACGGCAATGCTATTTCTTGGGCAAGTGCAGGTGCATTAGGATTTAAAGGTTCTCGTAAGTCTACTCCATTCGCAGCGCAAATGGCAGCTGAAACAGCAGCTAAAACAGCAATGGAGCATGGCATGAAAACAATCGAAGTTTCTGTAAAAGGCCCTGGTGCTGGTCGTGAAGCTGCGATTCGTTCACTACAAGCTGTTGGACTTGAAGTTAACATGATCAAAGATGTTACTCCAGTTCCTCATAACGGTTGCCGTCCGCCAAAACGTCGTAGAGTGTAA
- a CDS encoding DNA-directed RNA polymerase subunit alpha produces the protein MIEIEKPNIETVEVSEDAKYGKFVVEPLERGYGTTLGNSLRRILLSSLPGAAVTSVQIDSVLHEFSTIEGVVEDVTTIILNLKKLALKIYSDEEKTLEVDVQGEGVVTAGDLTHDSDIEVLNPDLHIATLAKGAHFHMRLTAKRGRGYALAEGNKNDDQPIGVLPIDSIYTPVSRVNYQVENTRVGQVTNYDKLTLDVWTDGSIRPEEAVSLGAKILTEHLNIFVGLTDQAQNAEIMVEKEEDQKEKVLEMTIEELDLSVRSYNCLKRAGINTVQELTQKSEEDMMKVRNLGRKSLEEVQEKLGELGLGLRKED, from the coding sequence ATGATTGAAATCGAAAAGCCAAATATTGAAACGGTTGAAGTTAGTGAAGACGCAAAGTACGGTAAATTTGTCGTTGAGCCACTAGAGCGTGGGTATGGAACGACTCTTGGTAACTCCTTACGTCGTATTCTTTTATCTTCTCTTCCTGGTGCTGCTGTTACTTCAGTTCAAATTGATAGTGTTCTGCACGAATTCTCAACAATTGAAGGTGTTGTAGAAGACGTAACGACTATTATCTTGAACCTTAAGAAACTTGCACTTAAGATTTATTCTGATGAAGAGAAGACGCTAGAGGTAGATGTTCAAGGTGAAGGTGTAGTAACTGCAGGCGATTTAACACATGATAGTGATATCGAAGTGCTAAATCCAGATCTGCATATTGCAACTTTAGCAAAAGGAGCACACTTCCATATGCGCCTTACAGCAAAGCGTGGCCGTGGTTACGCACTTGCTGAAGGGAATAAGAATGACGATCAACCGATTGGTGTTCTTCCTATTGACTCTATTTACACACCGGTATCTCGTGTCAACTATCAAGTTGAAAACACTCGTGTCGGTCAAGTCACCAACTATGACAAACTAACCCTTGATGTGTGGACTGACGGAAGCATTCGCCCAGAAGAGGCTGTGTCACTTGGCGCAAAAATCTTAACTGAGCATCTTAATATTTTTGTAGGCTTAACGGATCAAGCACAAAATGCTGAAATCATGGTCGAAAAAGAAGAAGATCAAAAGGAAAAAGTTCTTGAAATGACGATTGAAGAACTTGATCTTTCTGTTCGTTCTTACAACTGCCTGAAGCGTGCTGGTATCAATACGGTACAAGAGTTAACGCAGAAGTCAGAAGAAGACATGATGAAAGTACGTAACCTTGGACGTAAGTCACTAGAAGAAGTTCAAGAGAAACTTGGCGAACTAGGTTTAGGCCTTCGTAAAGAAGACTAA
- the rplQ gene encoding 50S ribosomal protein L17 has translation MAYAKLGRDSAGRKALFRDLATDLIINERIETTEAKAKELRSIVEKMITLGKRGDLHARRQAAAFIRREVANEETNEDAIQKLFSEIATRYEDRQGGYTRILKVGPRRGDGAPMAIIELV, from the coding sequence ATGGCATACGCAAAATTAGGTCGTGATAGTGCTGGTCGTAAGGCTCTTTTCCGTGACTTAGCAACTGACCTTATCATTAATGAGCGCATCGAAACGACTGAAGCGAAAGCAAAAGAGCTACGTTCTATCGTTGAGAAAATGATCACTTTAGGGAAGCGTGGAGATCTTCATGCTCGTCGTCAAGCTGCAGCTTTCATTCGTCGTGAAGTAGCTAACGAAGAGACTAACGAAGATGCAATCCAAAAGCTATTCTCTGAAATCGCAACTCGTTACGAGGATCGTCAAGGCGGTTACACTCGTATTCTTAAAGTTGGTCCTCGTCGTGGAGACGGTGCACCAATGGCGATTATTGAACTTGTATAA
- a CDS encoding energy-coupling factor transporter ATPase — protein sequence MSAFIELKEVSFQYEESKDLALHDLTISFNRKEWVSILGRNGSGKSTFGRLINALLTPQQGKVIVDGFHTSSEEELWQVRKRVGMIFQNPDHQFVATTVRDDIAFGLENQGIPRDEIISRIEKYSQLIGISHLLDAEPHRLSGGQKQRVAIAGIIALEPDLIIFDEATSMLDPSGRKDVMKTMKMLHDRGMAIMTITHDMEEAVMAERVLIFENGQIKADGSPKEVFQSSEQLEAAGLKVPFSVRLAHELEQKGISFEQLPLTEGELVRALWTYHSKA from the coding sequence TTGTCTGCTTTTATTGAGCTTAAGGAAGTATCGTTTCAATACGAAGAATCGAAGGATCTAGCGCTTCATGACTTGACGATCTCCTTTAACCGAAAGGAATGGGTGTCCATTCTAGGACGAAATGGATCAGGTAAGTCCACGTTTGGCAGGTTAATCAATGCCTTGCTGACACCGCAGCAAGGCAAGGTGATAGTAGATGGCTTCCATACATCTTCTGAAGAGGAGTTATGGCAAGTGAGAAAGCGTGTCGGTATGATTTTTCAAAATCCAGATCATCAATTCGTTGCAACGACTGTTCGCGATGATATTGCTTTTGGGTTAGAAAATCAGGGGATTCCTCGTGATGAGATAATCTCTCGGATCGAAAAGTACTCTCAATTAATCGGTATCAGTCATCTCTTAGATGCAGAGCCTCACCGCCTATCTGGCGGACAGAAGCAGCGTGTAGCGATTGCTGGCATTATTGCCCTAGAGCCTGATCTAATAATATTTGATGAAGCAACGTCCATGCTTGATCCCTCAGGCCGTAAAGATGTCATGAAAACGATGAAGATGCTTCATGACCGCGGTATGGCTATTATGACGATTACTCATGACATGGAAGAAGCAGTCATGGCTGAACGTGTACTTATCTTTGAAAATGGTCAAATAAAAGCAGATGGTTCACCCAAAGAGGTATTTCAATCGAGTGAACAGTTAGAAGCTGCTGGTTTGAAGGTGCCTTTTTCTGTACGTCTTGCTCATGAGCTAGAACAAAAGGGGATCAGCTTCGAGCAGTTACCTCTGACGGAAGGAGAGTTGGTGCGGGCGTTATGGACATATCATTCAAAGGCGTAG
- a CDS encoding energy-coupling factor ABC transporter ATP-binding protein yields MDISFKGVEHRYMIGTPFEKTALHPVDLFIPSGSFTAIIGHTGSGKSTLIQHINGLLKPSAGEIVIGKFKLNADKKNKQPLRNLRQQVGLVFQYPEHQLFEETVAKDICFGPMNYGVTEEAAMRRVRELLPLVGLNEDVLESSPFQLSGGQMRRVAIAGVLAIRPSVLVLDEPTAGLDPEGRVQMLELFNNYHKEYGTTTILVTHSMEDAAKYADHLVVMNNGKIEMSGSRDEVFKESERLSEIGLDLPDTVRLLAQVKKKFNLTEVPLLFEKEEVAAFLADLLHEKGEG; encoded by the coding sequence ATGGACATATCATTCAAAGGCGTAGAACATCGGTATATGATTGGGACACCATTTGAAAAAACGGCCTTACATCCTGTAGACCTCTTTATTCCTTCCGGTTCATTTACTGCCATAATTGGCCATACAGGATCAGGTAAGTCTACTCTTATTCAGCATATTAATGGACTCCTTAAGCCAAGTGCAGGAGAGATTGTAATCGGTAAATTTAAACTGAATGCTGATAAAAAGAATAAGCAGCCGTTACGAAATTTAAGGCAGCAGGTTGGTCTTGTTTTTCAATACCCTGAGCATCAGTTGTTTGAAGAAACAGTGGCTAAGGATATTTGTTTTGGGCCGATGAATTACGGAGTAACTGAAGAAGCGGCTATGCGCCGGGTGCGTGAGCTTCTGCCTCTTGTAGGGCTAAATGAAGATGTACTTGAGTCGTCTCCTTTTCAATTAAGCGGCGGACAGATGCGGCGGGTAGCGATAGCTGGAGTCCTTGCCATACGACCTTCTGTGCTTGTATTAGATGAGCCGACAGCTGGCCTTGACCCAGAAGGAAGAGTCCAGATGCTTGAGCTCTTTAATAATTATCATAAGGAATATGGCACGACAACGATTCTTGTTACTCACAGCATGGAGGATGCAGCGAAATATGCTGATCATTTAGTGGTAATGAATAACGGGAAGATTGAGATGTCTGGCAGCCGTGATGAAGTGTTTAAGGAGTCTGAGCGTCTTAGTGAGATAGGGCTTGATTTGCCTGACACTGTTCGACTGCTGGCTCAAGTGAAAAAGAAGTTTAACCTTACTGAGGTTCCTCTGCTTTTTGAAAAAGAAGAAGTGGCTGCATTTCTAGCAGACCTTCTTCACGAGAAAGGAGAGGGCTGA
- a CDS encoding energy-coupling factor transporter transmembrane component T family protein: protein MFQNVIIGQYVQGNSFLHKLDPRSKLISVFILLIIIFFADNWFSSLLLVGLTVMLMAISKVPLLFLYRGLRPILWLVLFTLILHILLTKEGPVLMTLGPIAIHEGGVMNGLFIATRLLTLVMLTSLITLTTSPIDLTDGLESLFTPLKKVGLPAHELALMMSIALRFIPTFMQETEKILKAQMARGVDFSSGPISKRVKALLPLLVPLFISAFKRAEDLALAMEARGYRGGEGRTKLRVLMWNGKDSFVVVAAVVIGVGIILLRNG, encoded by the coding sequence ATGTTTCAAAATGTAATTATCGGCCAGTATGTGCAGGGTAATTCCTTTTTGCATAAACTTGATCCTCGTTCAAAGCTGATTAGTGTCTTTATTTTATTAATCATCATTTTCTTTGCTGATAACTGGTTTTCAAGCTTATTGCTAGTAGGGTTAACTGTCATGTTAATGGCTATCTCAAAGGTTCCGCTTTTATTTTTATATCGCGGGCTCAGGCCGATTTTATGGTTAGTGTTGTTCACTCTCATTCTCCATATCCTCTTGACAAAAGAGGGGCCTGTCCTGATGACGCTCGGTCCGATCGCCATTCATGAGGGCGGTGTAATGAACGGGTTATTTATTGCTACGAGACTGTTAACGCTTGTGATGCTGACATCATTGATCACATTAACAACGAGTCCGATTGATTTAACAGATGGGCTAGAGTCTTTGTTTACCCCGCTTAAAAAAGTTGGGCTGCCGGCACATGAGCTTGCTTTAATGATGTCGATTGCTCTCCGGTTTATCCCAACCTTTATGCAAGAGACGGAAAAGATCTTAAAAGCGCAGATGGCCCGCGGGGTGGATTTTAGTTCTGGTCCGATTTCTAAGCGGGTAAAAGCACTGCTTCCGCTTCTCGTACCGTTGTTTATCAGTGCGTTTAAGAGAGCAGAGGACTTAGCTCTTGCAATGGAAGCGCGCGGCTACAGGGGCGGTGAAGGCCGTACGAAGCTAAGAGTGTTGATGTGGAATGGCAAGGACTCTTTTGTCGTCGTGGCGGCTGTGGTGATTGGCGTTGGAATTATATTGTTACGAAACGGGTAG
- the truA gene encoding tRNA pseudouridine(38-40) synthase TruA — MNRIACVISYDGTNFSGYQVQPNKRTVQIEIEQALKRVHKGQEVSVTASGRTDAGVHAKGQVIHFDSPFRIPEAQWPKALNACLPDDIRVLSARYAEKDFHARYHTTGKEYRYRVLNAEDPDVFRRHHTAHVSYALDIDKMRQAAAYLIGTHDFSAFCAANTSVIDKVRTLYAVDINVHEDELHFILRGNGFLYNMVRIIVGTLLEVGYGKRTAESVDTALRTCKRDDAGKTAPPQGLYLWSVQYND; from the coding sequence TTGAACCGTATAGCATGTGTCATCTCGTATGATGGAACGAACTTTTCAGGCTATCAAGTCCAGCCGAATAAACGAACCGTACAAATAGAGATCGAGCAAGCCTTAAAACGTGTGCATAAAGGACAAGAGGTAAGTGTCACTGCCTCTGGCCGTACCGATGCAGGTGTTCATGCCAAAGGCCAAGTCATTCATTTTGACAGCCCGTTTCGTATTCCTGAAGCCCAATGGCCTAAAGCATTAAATGCATGTCTGCCTGATGATATTCGAGTGCTTTCTGCGCGCTATGCAGAGAAGGATTTTCATGCGAGATATCATACAACAGGCAAGGAGTATCGCTATCGTGTGCTGAATGCAGAAGATCCTGATGTATTCAGACGGCATCATACAGCACATGTCTCGTACGCGCTTGATATTGATAAAATGAGACAGGCAGCGGCTTATTTAATTGGCACTCATGACTTCAGCGCGTTTTGTGCAGCAAATACAAGTGTCATAGATAAAGTGCGCACTCTTTACGCAGTCGACATTAACGTACACGAAGATGAACTGCATTTTATTTTGCGCGGGAATGGCTTTCTCTACAATATGGTTCGGATTATTGTCGGCACGCTGCTTGAGGTTGGCTACGGCAAGAGAACAGCAGAGAGTGTGGATACAGCACTTCGTACGTGCAAGCGGGATGATGCTGGAAAAACAGCTCCTCCACAGGGACTTTATCTATGGTCCGTACAATATAATGACTGA
- the rplM gene encoding 50S ribosomal protein L13: protein MRTTYMAKPNEVERKWFVVDAEGQTLGRLASEVASILRGKHKPTYTPHVDTGDHVIIINAEKIELTGNKLNDKIYYRHTNHPGGLKMTKAADMRANKPERMLELAIKGMLPKNTLGRKQGMKLHVYAGSEHKQQAQKPEVYELRG from the coding sequence ATGCGTACAACATATATGGCAAAGCCAAACGAAGTTGAGCGTAAGTGGTTTGTAGTAGACGCTGAAGGCCAAACTCTTGGTCGTCTAGCTTCTGAAGTTGCTTCTATCCTTCGTGGTAAGCACAAACCAACTTACACTCCGCACGTTGACACTGGTGACCACGTGATCATCATCAACGCAGAGAAAATTGAACTAACAGGTAACAAATTAAACGACAAGATTTACTACCGTCACACAAATCACCCAGGTGGTTTAAAGATGACTAAAGCTGCTGATATGCGTGCTAACAAGCCTGAGCGTATGCTTGAGCTTGCTATCAAAGGAATGCTTCCTAAGAACACGCTTGGACGTAAGCAAGGTATGAAACTTCATGTTTATGCTGGAAGTGAACACAAACAACAAGCTCAAAAACCAGAAGTTTACGAACTTCGCGGTTAA
- the rpsI gene encoding 30S ribosomal protein S9, producing MAQVQYYGTGRRKHSVARVRLVPGDGRMIINGRELDEYFGLDTLKLIAKQPLVETGVEGQYDVHVNVDGGGYTGQAGAIRHGVARALLEVDPENRTSLKRAGFLTRDARMKERKKYGLKAARRAPQFSKR from the coding sequence TTGGCACAAGTACAATACTACGGTACAGGTCGCCGTAAGCACTCTGTTGCGCGCGTACGTTTAGTACCAGGTGATGGTCGTATGATCATTAACGGTCGTGAATTAGATGAATATTTCGGTCTTGATACTCTTAAGCTTATCGCTAAGCAACCACTAGTTGAAACTGGCGTTGAAGGTCAATATGACGTTCACGTTAACGTTGACGGTGGTGGGTACACAGGACAAGCAGGCGCTATCCGTCACGGTGTAGCACGTGCACTACTTGAAGTAGATCCTGAAAACCGCACATCTCTTAAGCGTGCTGGCTTCTTGACTCGTGATGCTCGTATGAAAGAGCGTAAGAAATACGGTCTTAAAGCAGCTCGTCGTGCACCTCAGTTCTCAAAACGTTAA
- a CDS encoding YbaK family protein gives MAVVSTFSEKRREKQWKFERGVLRQLSLKQLKEDVHEHFKPVVPFYFLSHPFLLDPCMDMAIDAYLVGAEYGRFGYLGESVSEVKARCEDELTDISFSLFNLLQGWNGDTDYLLESLKISSDVFIDRWWEKGFKEAEKRHRLRLH, from the coding sequence ATGGCAGTTGTATCTACCTTTTCAGAAAAAAGGCGCGAAAAGCAGTGGAAATTTGAACGTGGGGTATTAAGGCAGCTCTCGTTAAAGCAGTTAAAAGAAGATGTGCATGAGCATTTTAAGCCAGTTGTTCCATTTTATTTCTTATCTCATCCTTTTTTACTTGATCCTTGTATGGACATGGCTATTGATGCTTACTTAGTGGGAGCAGAATACGGGAGGTTTGGCTACTTAGGAGAGTCCGTTTCAGAAGTCAAGGCAAGATGTGAAGATGAATTAACCGATATTTCCTTTTCCTTGTTTAACCTATTACAAGGGTGGAACGGGGATACAGATTATTTATTAGAGTCACTTAAAATTTCATCTGATGTCTTTATAGACCGTTGGTGGGAAAAAGGATTTAAAGAAGCAGAAAAACGCCACAGACTTAGACTTCATTAA
- the cwlD gene encoding N-acetylmuramoyl-L-alanine amidase CwlD, protein MIRWMRGIAFALSIVGLLFLIQYQFISKDSATWHLPLSGKIIVVDPGHGGIDGGAVSKQGLLEKEVTLAISEHLRDYLQEAGALVLMTREEDRDLAGEGTKKIRHRKIEDLKRRVEIVNESEADMFVTIHLNAIPSPKWSGAQTFYHRAIPENEGLAKFVQDQIRTNLENTERIAKPIDNIFLLKKAEIPGVLVEAGFLSHPTEASMLQTEAYQDKVAASIYQGIMRYYTNEEEPVS, encoded by the coding sequence ATGATCAGGTGGATGAGAGGCATAGCGTTTGCGCTCAGTATAGTGGGACTGCTTTTTTTAATACAATATCAATTTATCAGTAAAGATTCGGCGACATGGCATCTGCCCTTATCAGGCAAGATTATAGTCGTTGACCCAGGCCATGGCGGGATTGACGGAGGTGCCGTGTCAAAACAAGGTCTGCTTGAAAAAGAAGTTACATTAGCAATAAGCGAACACCTAAGAGATTATCTTCAAGAAGCAGGTGCACTTGTATTAATGACGAGAGAGGAAGACCGCGATTTAGCAGGGGAGGGAACAAAGAAAATCAGGCATCGTAAAATTGAGGATTTGAAAAGACGGGTTGAGATCGTCAATGAGTCAGAGGCCGATATGTTTGTGACCATCCACCTTAATGCGATTCCTTCACCAAAATGGAGCGGGGCACAAACGTTCTACCATCGCGCAATTCCTGAAAATGAAGGACTGGCCAAATTTGTGCAAGATCAAATTCGGACGAACTTAGAGAATACAGAAAGAATAGCTAAGCCTATTGATAATATTTTCTTATTAAAGAAAGCAGAAATCCCAGGGGTGTTAGTAGAGGCTGGATTCTTATCTCATCCAACAGAAGCGTCGATGCTGCAGACCGAGGCGTATCAAGATAAGGTCGCAGCTTCAATTTACCAAGGAATCATGAGATATTATACGAATGAAGAAGAACCTGTCTCATAA
- a CDS encoding Mrp/NBP35 family ATP-binding protein, producing MVTETTIVEALKRVKDRDLNKSIVETGGVREVKIKGGNVSVKIALAKTGTAEQMEVQQEVVNVLKGEGAESVGLRFEELTEQELKSAGGLKEAAFEGPSILAPDSPTTFIAVTSGKGGVGKSTVSVNVATTLARLGKRVGIIDADIYGFSVPDMMGIEERPKVIADRIYPVERFGVKVISMGFFVEDNAPVIWRGPMLGKMLNQFFSDIEWGELDYLILDLPPGTGDVALDLHTMLPHSKEILVTTPHATAAFVAARAGTMAIKTHHEILGVVENMAYFESKTTGEKEYVFGRGGGERLAEELKTDILGQIPLGQPDIDENDFAPSIYAEDHPNGLIYKEIAEKIIAKIEK from the coding sequence TTGGTAACAGAAACGACAATTGTCGAAGCCTTAAAACGAGTCAAAGATCGTGATTTAAATAAAAGCATCGTCGAAACTGGTGGTGTACGTGAAGTAAAGATTAAAGGCGGAAATGTCAGCGTCAAAATTGCTCTTGCCAAAACAGGCACAGCAGAACAAATGGAAGTGCAGCAGGAAGTAGTTAATGTATTAAAAGGAGAAGGGGCAGAATCTGTAGGCCTGCGCTTTGAAGAGCTGACAGAACAAGAGTTGAAGTCGGCTGGCGGATTAAAAGAAGCGGCATTTGAAGGCCCTTCTATTCTGGCTCCTGACAGTCCAACGACGTTTATTGCGGTAACAAGCGGTAAGGGCGGCGTTGGAAAGTCCACCGTATCTGTTAATGTGGCGACAACACTAGCTCGTCTTGGGAAGCGTGTCGGAATCATTGATGCAGATATCTATGGCTTTAGTGTGCCGGATATGATGGGAATTGAAGAGCGTCCCAAAGTCATTGCAGACCGTATTTATCCTGTAGAACGCTTTGGTGTAAAAGTTATTTCTATGGGCTTCTTTGTTGAAGATAATGCACCAGTGATCTGGCGCGGACCAATGCTTGGTAAAATGCTTAATCAGTTCTTTAGTGATATTGAGTGGGGCGAGCTTGATTACTTAATCCTTGATTTGCCGCCGGGTACAGGTGATGTTGCCCTTGATTTACATACAATGCTTCCTCATTCAAAAGAAATTTTGGTGACAACGCCTCATGCTACAGCAGCCTTTGTAGCTGCACGTGCAGGTACAATGGCTATTAAAACACATCATGAAATTCTTGGTGTCGTTGAGAACATGGCATACTTTGAAAGCAAGACAACAGGAGAGAAAGAATATGTGTTTGGCCGCGGAGGCGGAGAACGTTTAGCAGAAGAGTTAAAAACAGATATTCTTGGCCAAATTCCTCTTGGACAACCTGACATCGATGAAAACGATTTTGCGCCATCTATTTATGCTGAGGATCATCCAAATGGTCTAATTTATAAAGAAATTGCCGAGAAAATTATTGCAAAAATCGAAAAGTAA
- the gerD gene encoding spore germination lipoprotein GerD produces the protein MKKFLHGLIVCSAILTLISCATAEGSGGNNTDYEGTKKMMVDMLKTDEGKQAIQEIMNEEEMRHELVMDNAYVKETIQETLTSEKGRAFWQEVMRDPEFAKTFAESMQTENEKMLKGLMKDPEYQGMMITVLQNPEMEETVLEVMKSKEYRQQVMTVMSEAFESPYFVAKISEILGSVAEEQMKKQDPAKAEEEKKQQEEQQQEEGGGGSGSGEQSSGG, from the coding sequence ATGAAAAAATTTCTTCATGGGTTGATTGTATGCTCAGCTATACTTACACTAATAAGCTGCGCAACTGCTGAAGGAAGCGGTGGCAATAATACAGATTATGAAGGTACTAAAAAGATGATGGTCGATATGCTTAAGACCGATGAGGGCAAGCAAGCGATTCAAGAAATTATGAACGAAGAAGAAATGCGTCATGAGCTTGTAATGGACAATGCGTATGTGAAAGAAACGATCCAAGAAACCTTAACCTCTGAAAAAGGACGAGCTTTTTGGCAAGAAGTGATGCGTGATCCTGAGTTTGCAAAAACTTTTGCAGAAAGCATGCAGACTGAAAATGAAAAGATGCTAAAAGGTTTAATGAAAGACCCTGAATACCAAGGCATGATGATCACCGTTCTGCAAAATCCCGAAATGGAAGAAACGGTGCTTGAGGTTATGAAGTCAAAGGAATACCGCCAGCAAGTGATGACTGTTATGTCTGAGGCCTTTGAGAGTCCTTATTTCGTTGCAAAAATTAGTGAGATCTTAGGCAGTGTTGCTGAGGAGCAAATGAAGAAACAAGATCCAGCCAAAGCAGAGGAAGAGAAGAAACAGCAAGAGGAACAGCAACAAGAAGAAGGCGGCGGTGGCAGTGGAAGCGGCGAGCAATCTTCAGGTGGATAA
- a CDS encoding KinB-signaling pathway activation protein produces the protein MNSRKVVYLFFSTLLVGSLSGAIVGFIIDFDVYTGGDITNMVVGLIWLLGISAAFSLVSQMGFFAYLTLHRFGLGLFKSARLWNRIQVVLIAFVIFDLIYLRYIAFATEGETILNYTIMPVLLLAYGLVIAYLKAKDTNQGAFIPALFFIVVVTTIEWVPALTVNDPKWLWMYFAPLISANTWQLLTLHKLTNQPNTKARA, from the coding sequence GTGAATAGTCGGAAAGTGGTATATTTATTTTTTTCTACATTGCTTGTAGGAAGTTTAAGTGGAGCAATTGTTGGCTTTATTATTGATTTTGATGTGTATACAGGCGGGGACATTACAAATATGGTAGTCGGGCTCATTTGGCTGCTTGGGATCAGTGCGGCATTTAGCTTAGTAAGTCAAATGGGCTTCTTTGCCTACTTGACGCTGCACCGCTTTGGACTCGGTTTATTTAAATCGGCTAGGCTTTGGAACAGAATACAAGTGGTTCTGATTGCGTTTGTCATTTTTGATTTAATTTATCTGCGGTATATTGCCTTTGCAACAGAAGGTGAGACGATTCTGAACTATACCATTATGCCGGTTTTACTGTTAGCATATGGGCTAGTCATTGCTTACCTTAAAGCAAAAGATACAAATCAAGGAGCATTTATTCCAGCTTTATTTTTCATCGTGGTTGTTACAACGATTGAATGGGTGCCAGCCCTAACGGTAAATGACCCTAAATGGTTATGGATGTATTTTGCACCGCTTATCTCAGCAAATACATGGCAGCTGCTTACTCTTCATAAGCTGACAAATCAACCAAATACGAAAGCTCGAGCATAG
- the pdaB gene encoding polysaccharide deacetylase family sporulation protein PdaB, producing the protein MKFIWVIHAKRMKQLSLIIVMALFAAGFLYIERAQLPVFSTSEGPQAFYKAETDDNRIALTFNLSWGDKQVGPILDVLTQKGVDQATFFVSASWAERYPDLVKQIKEAGHLIGSHGYQYKSYTSWEDEKVRKDLVRSKQVLTELAGEKPTLLRPPNGAFDKRILALAEKQDYSVVHWSVDSLDYQNPGVDVIVDNVVNNTTSGDVLLFHASDSVKQTDKALPIVIDQLKEKGFTFISVEELMASTEAESEEIK; encoded by the coding sequence ATGAAGTTTATTTGGGTCATTCATGCGAAACGTATGAAGCAATTATCTTTAATTATTGTTATGGCACTTTTTGCTGCAGGGTTCTTATATATCGAACGAGCCCAGCTTCCTGTTTTTTCAACATCAGAAGGACCACAGGCGTTTTACAAAGCGGAGACAGATGATAACCGTATCGCACTCACATTTAACTTAAGCTGGGGAGATAAACAGGTTGGCCCGATCCTTGATGTGTTAACTCAAAAGGGTGTTGATCAAGCAACGTTCTTTGTCTCTGCATCCTGGGCCGAGCGGTATCCGGATTTAGTAAAGCAAATTAAAGAGGCCGGTCATTTAATCGGAAGCCATGGCTATCAATATAAGAGCTATACTTCATGGGAAGATGAAAAGGTGAGGAAAGATCTAGTGAGGAGTAAACAAGTTCTTACTGAATTAGCTGGCGAAAAGCCAACGTTGCTTAGACCGCCAAATGGGGCTTTTGATAAACGAATCCTGGCCCTTGCTGAAAAACAAGATTACAGTGTTGTACATTGGAGCGTGGATTCTCTTGACTATCAAAATCCAGGAGTCGATGTCATTGTAGATAATGTCGTAAACAACACGACATCCGGAGACGTTCTTTTGTTCCATGCATCAGATTCTGTAAAGCAGACTGATAAAGCCCTCCCTATCGTTATTGATCAATTAAAAGAAAAAGGTTTTACTTTTATTTCAGTTGAAGAACTGATGGCAAGCACTGAAGCTGAAAGCGAAGAAATTAAATAG